Proteins encoded together in one Actinomycetes bacterium window:
- a CDS encoding cyclic nucleotide-binding domain-containing protein produces MRALPVTLRALQARTGLRRVLVAYGLYGLVEFSIWLAVILYVFAADGARTAGVVTVIQLVPASMLAPALAAIGDRLPRGRALALAYAGVTATVTLTLIAILASAPLPLVVAASTTATVAVAVVRPIHFAALPQLSRTSDHLVSANSLSSVLDGVAAFLGPVLAGFGAAYAGPWLVFAGAAIAAAVATLLSSGLHLGRAAADEEADGWRAAFQGLRSLRGDWPALTLLVLLTTTFFLAGALDVLGVAFSVDTLHHGQSGAGLVVGAIGIGGLVGAAAAALIARRRRLGPAIVLLGVAEGAGFAVVSVVSGLGAAMVVIALVGAAEAMLMVCGRTLLQRAIDDAVLARVFAVQEGMSLVGLAVGAASVSLLLGWLDPAQTFVPLGAGAVALALGSAWFIRRLDDRAVYLPYEIRLLRTVGFLAVLPEFELERLARNARWTEVTAGTDVVVQGEDAQDFYVIADGLFTVTVDGVARPQTLAPGHAFGEVALLRSVPRTATVTARSPARLLVLSGADFLAAVTGSADGHALASEVADAHRARDLASALRQEPPSGS; encoded by the coding sequence ATGCGTGCTCTTCCCGTGACCCTGCGGGCGTTGCAGGCGCGGACGGGGCTGCGCAGGGTGCTGGTGGCCTATGGCCTCTATGGGCTGGTCGAGTTCTCGATCTGGCTCGCGGTCATCCTGTACGTCTTCGCGGCCGACGGGGCCCGCACGGCGGGCGTCGTCACCGTCATCCAGCTGGTCCCTGCCTCGATGCTCGCCCCGGCCCTCGCCGCGATCGGCGACCGGCTGCCGAGAGGGCGCGCGCTCGCGCTCGCCTACGCCGGGGTGACCGCGACCGTCACCCTCACCCTGATCGCCATCCTGGCCTCCGCGCCCCTGCCCCTGGTCGTGGCCGCGTCGACGACGGCCACGGTCGCCGTGGCCGTCGTGCGGCCGATCCACTTCGCCGCCCTGCCCCAGCTGTCGCGGACCAGCGACCACCTCGTCTCCGCGAACTCGCTGTCCTCGGTGCTCGACGGCGTCGCCGCCTTCCTCGGCCCCGTGCTCGCCGGCTTCGGTGCCGCGTACGCCGGCCCGTGGCTGGTGTTCGCCGGCGCGGCTATCGCGGCGGCCGTCGCCACCCTGCTCTCCAGCGGGCTGCACCTCGGTCGGGCCGCGGCCGACGAGGAGGCCGACGGGTGGCGGGCTGCCTTCCAGGGGCTGCGTTCGCTGCGCGGGGACTGGCCCGCCCTGACCCTGCTCGTCCTGCTGACCACGACGTTCTTCCTCGCCGGGGCGCTGGACGTGCTCGGCGTCGCGTTCTCGGTCGACACCCTGCACCACGGCCAGTCCGGCGCGGGCCTGGTCGTGGGGGCCATCGGCATCGGCGGCCTGGTGGGTGCAGCCGCTGCGGCGCTCATCGCTCGGCGGCGCCGGCTCGGACCGGCGATCGTCCTCCTGGGCGTGGCCGAAGGTGCCGGGTTCGCCGTCGTGTCGGTCGTGTCCGGCCTCGGTGCTGCCATGGTCGTGATCGCCCTCGTCGGGGCCGCGGAGGCGATGCTCATGGTCTGCGGTCGGACGTTGCTGCAACGCGCGATCGACGACGCCGTGCTGGCGCGGGTCTTCGCCGTGCAGGAGGGGATGTCGCTGGTCGGGCTGGCGGTCGGCGCCGCCTCCGTGTCGCTGCTGCTCGGCTGGCTCGATCCCGCCCAGACCTTCGTGCCGCTGGGAGCGGGCGCCGTGGCCCTCGCCCTGGGGAGCGCATGGTTCATCCGGCGCCTGGACGACCGCGCTGTCTACCTTCCCTACGAGATCCGCCTCCTGCGGACCGTCGGCTTCCTCGCCGTGCTCCCCGAGTTCGAGCTGGAGCGCCTGGCCCGGAACGCGCGGTGGACGGAGGTCACGGCCGGCACCGACGTCGTGGTGCAGGGCGAGGACGCGCAGGACTTCTACGTCATCGCGGACGGCCTGTTCACGGTCACGGTCGACGGGGTCGCCCGGCCACAGACGCTGGCACCGGGCCACGCCTTCGGGGAGGTGGCCCTGCTGCGGTCGGTGCCCCGCACGGCCACCGTGACGGCGCGGTCCCCGGCCCGGCTGCTCGTGCTGAGCGGTGCCGACTTCTTGGCGGCTGTGACCGGCAGTGCGGACGGCCACGCGCTCGCCAGCGAGGTCGCTGACGCCCACCGGGCCCGAGACCTCGCCTCGGCGCTCAGGCAGGAGCCCCCGTCAGGCTCATAG
- a CDS encoding cyclic nucleotide-binding domain-containing protein — protein sequence MTPYEMLAQVDLFKTLPSDVIYEMVERSSTHRTAPGAVLVEQGSPDSGLRLIIEGTATVSVNGVERGEMKTGDYFGEISLIDSQPRSATVIAGPEGVRTLAMSPLTFSQLLDAHPQIARKLLPVLTARIRRIEAAQHD from the coding sequence GTGACGCCGTACGAGATGCTCGCGCAGGTGGACCTGTTCAAGACCCTGCCGAGCGACGTCATCTACGAGATGGTCGAACGCAGCTCGACGCACCGGACCGCGCCGGGAGCGGTGCTGGTCGAGCAGGGCAGCCCCGACTCGGGCCTGCGTCTGATCATCGAGGGGACCGCGACCGTCTCGGTCAACGGGGTGGAGCGAGGCGAGATGAAGACCGGCGACTACTTCGGCGAGATCTCCCTCATCGACTCACAGCCGCGTTCGGCGACGGTCATCGCCGGCCCGGAGGGCGTACGGACGCTCGCCATGTCGCCGCTGACCTTCTCGCAGCTGCTCGACGCTCACCCGCAGATCGCCCGCAAGCTGTTGCCGGTGCTCACGGCGCGGATCCGTCGCATCGAGGCGGCCCAGCACGACTAG
- a CDS encoding TMEM175 family protein yields the protein MARSRDALDDPGRAEAFSDGVFAIAITLIVLEIGVPHVESDQSLWSALGKQWPSYAAYVVSFLVIGIVWANHHTLFSYIARVDRTLLFLNLLILLTVALIPWPTSLVADYLDTGGSQAKVAVAVYSMVNVAMAATFSLFWWYVVRRAPHLLHDDVDRAAASASLHRFSLGLLVYPLTVLLAFVVPIATMAVHGVIAVYYAFNQLSIPRSGAAPAEETA from the coding sequence ATGGCCAGGTCGCGTGATGCGCTCGACGACCCGGGGCGGGCCGAAGCCTTCAGCGACGGGGTCTTCGCCATCGCCATCACCCTGATCGTGCTCGAGATCGGCGTCCCCCATGTCGAGTCCGACCAGAGCCTGTGGTCGGCGCTGGGGAAGCAGTGGCCGTCCTACGCCGCCTACGTCGTCAGCTTCCTCGTCATCGGGATCGTGTGGGCCAACCACCACACGCTGTTCAGCTACATCGCGCGCGTCGACCGCACCCTGCTCTTCCTCAACCTGCTCATCCTGCTGACCGTCGCCCTGATCCCCTGGCCGACCAGCCTGGTGGCCGACTACCTCGACACCGGAGGCTCCCAGGCCAAGGTCGCCGTCGCGGTCTACAGCATGGTCAACGTCGCGATGGCGGCGACGTTCTCGCTGTTCTGGTGGTACGTCGTGCGCCGGGCACCCCACCTCCTGCACGACGACGTCGACCGTGCCGCGGCGAGTGCGTCACTGCACCGGTTCTCCCTGGGGCTGCTCGTCTATCCCCTCACCGTGCTGCTCGCCTTCGTGGTGCCGATCGCGACCATGGCCGTGCACGGCGTGATCGCCGTCTACTACGCCTTCAACCAGCTCTCGATCCCACGCTCCGGCGCGGCACCCGCCGAGGAGACCGCGTGA
- a CDS encoding FAD-linked oxidase C-terminal domain-containing protein, protein MSVQVLGRDAVIRDLEAVTASVLTQEASTEAYRHDHARFCPAGVPLAVVHPGSTEEVAGVLRVASAHRTPVVPQGARTGLAGAANAVDGCIVVCLERMDRILRLDPAEQLAVVQPGVVNATLQEAAGEHGLFFPPDPSSFRESTIGGNVATGAGGMRCLKYGVTREAVRGLEVVLADGEVLRTGTSTAKGVAGYDLTRLFVGSEGTLGVVTEATLTLRPLPEPALTLAAVFPSTHAAMAAVATIMASGQPPSLLEFLDRETVRAVQAYRDLGLPTDTGALLVAQSDRGPHAPEDLEAMAAVCREAGALDLAVASDATESELLLEARRLVHWGVDALGSTLVEDVCVPRARLVDLVDGLARIGEEQGVLITCAGHAGDGNMHPTVVFERGDADVERRAYAAFGAVMELGLSLGGTITGEHGVGVLKREWLERELSPTALRVQRAIKHTLDPLGVLNPGKVL, encoded by the coding sequence ATGTCGGTGCAGGTGCTCGGGCGGGACGCGGTGATCCGCGACCTGGAAGCGGTCACGGCCTCGGTGCTCACCCAGGAGGCCAGCACCGAGGCCTACCGCCACGACCACGCGCGCTTCTGCCCGGCGGGCGTACCGCTGGCCGTCGTCCACCCAGGTAGCACCGAGGAGGTCGCGGGCGTGCTCCGGGTGGCCAGCGCGCACCGTACGCCGGTGGTGCCGCAGGGCGCCCGTACCGGCCTGGCCGGGGCGGCCAACGCGGTCGACGGCTGCATCGTCGTCTGCCTCGAACGGATGGACCGCATCCTGCGCCTGGACCCGGCTGAGCAGCTGGCGGTGGTGCAGCCGGGCGTGGTCAACGCGACGCTGCAGGAGGCGGCGGGCGAGCACGGGCTGTTCTTCCCCCCCGACCCCTCGTCGTTTCGCGAGAGCACGATCGGCGGCAACGTGGCCACCGGAGCCGGCGGGATGCGCTGCTTGAAGTACGGCGTCACGCGCGAAGCCGTACGCGGGCTCGAGGTCGTCCTCGCCGACGGCGAGGTGCTGCGCACCGGTACGTCGACCGCCAAGGGCGTCGCCGGCTACGACCTGACCCGCCTGTTCGTGGGGTCTGAGGGCACCCTCGGCGTGGTCACCGAGGCGACGCTCACCTTGCGCCCGCTCCCCGAGCCGGCGCTGACCCTGGCGGCGGTGTTCCCGTCGACCCATGCCGCGATGGCCGCCGTGGCCACGATCATGGCGAGCGGGCAGCCGCCGAGCCTGCTCGAGTTCCTCGACCGCGAGACGGTACGGGCCGTGCAGGCCTATCGCGACCTCGGGCTGCCGACCGACACCGGCGCGCTGCTGGTGGCCCAGTCCGACCGGGGGCCGCACGCGCCGGAGGACCTCGAGGCGATGGCCGCGGTGTGCCGCGAGGCCGGCGCGCTGGACCTGGCCGTCGCGAGCGACGCGACCGAGTCCGAGCTGCTGCTCGAGGCCCGGCGGCTCGTGCACTGGGGGGTCGACGCGCTCGGCTCCACCCTCGTGGAGGACGTGTGCGTGCCTCGGGCTCGCCTGGTCGACCTCGTCGACGGGCTGGCCCGGATCGGGGAGGAGCAGGGCGTCCTCATCACGTGCGCGGGCCACGCGGGCGACGGGAACATGCACCCCACGGTGGTCTTCGAGCGCGGGGACGCCGACGTGGAGCGACGCGCGTACGCCGCCTTCGGCGCGGTGATGGAGCTCGGGCTGAGTCTCGGGGGCACGATCACCGGTGAGCACGGCGTGGGCGTGCTCAAGCGCGAATGGCTGGAGCGCGAGCTGTCGCCGACGGCGCTTCGGGTGCAGCGGGCGATCAAGCACACGCTGGACCCCCTCGGCGTCCTCAACCCGGGCAAGGTCTTGTGA
- a CDS encoding adenylate/guanylate cyclase domain-containing protein, which yields MAERADVALLEPYVPRLALTWLRDTPDALWREVDGSLAFVDISGFTALTERLARKGKVGAEEMSDILNATFADLLSVAYPTGAGLVKWGGDAVLLLFEGPDHAARAALASSRMRARLRRIGQLSTGSGRVELRMSVGIHSGAFHFFLVGDPAVHRELIVSGPAASRTAEMEAIAEAGEVVVSPETAALLEASSVGDAKGGGFLLAADPVVEDSEVVPRPSTAGLDLATLIPPNIRAHLLSASGEPEHRRIAVAFVQFSGTDAVLAERGPQALAEALDECVRNVQDATERHGVTFFESDINRDGGKIMLTAGAPVSLGNDEERMLRAARHVVDLVGQLPIRIGVNCGPVFAGDFGPSFRKTFSVKGDAINLAARVMGKAEPGQVLATAAVVEASAARFDAEAMPPFLVKGKSEPVHAFSLGRLLSERRGREDSPFIGREAELGVLREAAEKAAAGSGQLVDLVGEPGIGKSRLVEEMLRDTPARVLTTRCDEFQTATPYWPFRALLGELLDVSEEADEETLVAALVESATRADPSLLPWLPLVGQVLDVDLPSTPEVDALDERFRRSRTEEVVVRLATAVQPGQAVLVFDDVHLMDEASVDLLEQLCLGLAGRPWLVVVTRRDVGEGFRPSPRYPVVEVRPAPLDAAAASSLVMAALADTALAPHDVAALAARANGNPLFLRGLALAAREGASLDALPSTVEALITSQIDRLPPDERTVLRFASVLGMRFDEATLRALLQGHPLPTSRAALRRMSFFIQAEGHGRFHFDHQLLRDTAYEGLPFRLRRELHGRAGEVIEARTSDPDDVAELLSLHYFHAARHDKAWYYARLAGERAAEKYAYVEAEEHLERAVASVRGLRDVPDEQVASAYLSLGEARNRLGRNEAALVALKGARARLKGYPARAALVLKEEAAIQNRLGRQPVALRSVTRGLRLLDGHGDAQSLAARSRLEGVYAVVRENQGRYRDALQWARLAERDAEASGDTAALADALEALHGVTSMLGGEPDRPYGQQALELYEHLGFRAGQSRALNNLAVLAWIQGRGQEALEMFERAQRLAEESGDTVGAAQTGCNVGDVLVRLGRTREAEDILRRLIPTLQGAGVGDFIAVAHRALGLALVLEGQHDEGQAELEGARAMFIEFGEPSEVAETDAAIALGLLGEGRAQEARDLADDAAVRATALDAGYLLPWLLRLQGAAEVDLGDVDIAEETLHRALETADAQGRVECGFILAELARVARMRGDEESARRWDAESEQALDRLGFAGSRRYPRRPGPLEI from the coding sequence ATGGCGGAGCGCGCGGACGTGGCCCTGCTGGAGCCGTACGTCCCCCGGCTCGCCCTGACCTGGCTGCGCGACACCCCCGATGCCCTCTGGCGCGAGGTCGACGGCTCGCTCGCGTTCGTCGACATCTCCGGCTTCACCGCGCTGACCGAGCGACTCGCCCGCAAGGGCAAGGTCGGCGCGGAGGAGATGAGCGACATTCTCAACGCCACCTTCGCCGACCTGCTCTCGGTTGCCTACCCGACGGGCGCCGGCCTGGTGAAGTGGGGCGGCGACGCCGTGCTCCTGCTGTTCGAGGGCCCCGACCACGCCGCTCGGGCGGCGCTGGCCAGCTCGCGGATGCGGGCCCGGCTGCGCCGGATCGGCCAGCTCAGCACCGGCTCGGGACGCGTCGAGCTCCGCATGTCCGTGGGCATTCACAGCGGAGCGTTCCACTTCTTCCTCGTCGGCGACCCCGCCGTGCACCGCGAGCTCATCGTCAGCGGGCCGGCCGCGAGCCGTACGGCCGAGATGGAGGCGATCGCCGAGGCGGGCGAGGTCGTCGTGTCCCCCGAGACCGCCGCCCTGCTCGAGGCGTCGAGCGTGGGGGACGCCAAGGGCGGGGGCTTCCTCCTCGCGGCCGACCCCGTGGTCGAGGACAGCGAGGTCGTCCCGCGGCCGTCGACGGCGGGTCTGGACCTCGCCACGCTCATCCCTCCGAACATCCGCGCCCACCTGCTCAGCGCGTCCGGCGAGCCCGAGCACCGGCGGATCGCGGTGGCCTTCGTGCAGTTCTCCGGAACCGACGCGGTCCTCGCCGAACGTGGGCCGCAGGCCCTCGCCGAGGCGCTCGACGAGTGCGTGCGCAACGTGCAGGACGCCACCGAGCGGCACGGGGTGACCTTCTTCGAGTCCGACATCAACCGTGACGGCGGCAAGATCATGCTCACTGCAGGGGCCCCGGTCAGCCTCGGCAACGACGAGGAGCGGATGCTGCGCGCGGCCCGGCACGTCGTCGACCTGGTCGGGCAGCTCCCCATCCGGATCGGCGTTAACTGCGGACCCGTCTTCGCCGGTGACTTCGGCCCGTCGTTCCGCAAGACGTTCTCGGTCAAGGGCGACGCCATCAACCTGGCGGCCCGGGTGATGGGCAAGGCCGAGCCCGGGCAGGTCCTCGCCACGGCCGCGGTGGTCGAGGCCTCGGCGGCACGCTTCGACGCCGAGGCGATGCCGCCGTTCCTGGTCAAGGGCAAGTCCGAGCCGGTGCACGCGTTCAGCCTCGGGCGCCTGCTCAGCGAGCGTCGGGGCAGGGAGGACTCGCCGTTCATCGGTCGCGAGGCCGAGCTGGGCGTCCTGCGCGAGGCGGCGGAGAAGGCAGCGGCGGGCAGCGGCCAGCTCGTGGACCTCGTGGGGGAGCCGGGCATCGGCAAGTCGCGTCTGGTCGAGGAGATGCTGCGGGACACCCCTGCGCGGGTGCTCACCACGCGGTGCGACGAGTTCCAGACGGCGACGCCGTACTGGCCGTTCCGGGCGCTGCTCGGCGAGCTGCTCGACGTCTCCGAGGAGGCCGACGAGGAGACGCTGGTCGCCGCGCTGGTCGAGAGCGCTACGCGTGCCGACCCCTCGCTGCTGCCCTGGCTGCCGCTGGTGGGACAGGTGCTCGACGTGGACCTGCCGAGCACGCCCGAGGTGGACGCGCTCGACGAGCGGTTCCGCCGGTCACGGACCGAGGAGGTGGTGGTACGCCTCGCGACGGCGGTTCAGCCCGGTCAGGCCGTGCTGGTCTTCGACGACGTCCACCTCATGGACGAGGCGTCCGTGGACCTGCTCGAGCAGCTGTGCCTCGGCCTGGCGGGTCGGCCCTGGCTCGTGGTGGTCACCCGCCGCGACGTCGGGGAGGGGTTCCGCCCGTCGCCGCGCTACCCGGTCGTCGAGGTCCGACCGGCGCCGCTCGACGCCGCAGCCGCGAGCTCGCTGGTCATGGCCGCGCTCGCCGACACCGCGCTAGCCCCGCACGACGTCGCCGCGCTGGCGGCCCGAGCCAACGGCAACCCCCTGTTCCTGCGCGGCCTCGCCCTGGCGGCCCGTGAAGGCGCCTCGCTCGACGCGCTGCCGAGCACCGTCGAGGCGCTCATCACCAGCCAGATCGACCGCCTGCCCCCGGACGAGCGCACCGTGCTGCGTTTCGCCTCGGTGCTCGGCATGCGTTTCGACGAGGCGACGCTGCGGGCGCTGCTCCAGGGGCACCCGCTGCCGACGAGCCGGGCGGCGCTGCGGCGGATGTCGTTCTTCATCCAGGCCGAGGGGCACGGGCGATTCCACTTCGACCACCAGCTGCTGCGCGACACGGCGTACGAGGGACTGCCGTTCCGCCTGCGGCGCGAGCTGCACGGGCGGGCGGGAGAGGTGATCGAGGCGCGGACGTCGGACCCGGACGACGTGGCCGAGCTGCTGTCGCTGCACTACTTCCACGCGGCCCGTCACGACAAGGCGTGGTACTACGCGCGGCTCGCCGGGGAGCGCGCGGCGGAGAAGTACGCCTACGTCGAGGCCGAGGAGCACCTCGAGCGCGCGGTCGCCTCGGTGCGCGGGCTCCGCGACGTCCCCGACGAACAGGTGGCGTCGGCCTACCTCTCCCTCGGTGAGGCGCGGAACCGGTTGGGGCGCAACGAGGCCGCGCTCGTCGCGCTGAAGGGGGCACGCGCGCGGCTCAAGGGCTACCCGGCCCGAGCCGCCCTCGTGCTCAAGGAGGAGGCGGCGATCCAGAACCGCCTTGGCCGCCAGCCGGTTGCACTGCGAAGCGTGACACGGGGCCTGCGGCTGCTCGACGGGCACGGCGACGCCCAGAGCCTGGCCGCGCGCAGCCGGCTCGAGGGCGTGTACGCGGTCGTCCGGGAGAACCAGGGCCGCTACCGGGACGCCCTCCAGTGGGCTCGTCTGGCCGAACGCGACGCCGAGGCCTCCGGCGACACCGCTGCTCTGGCGGATGCGCTGGAGGCGCTGCACGGCGTGACGTCCATGCTCGGGGGCGAGCCGGACCGGCCGTACGGGCAGCAGGCGCTGGAGCTCTACGAGCACCTCGGCTTTCGCGCCGGGCAATCGCGCGCGCTCAACAACCTCGCCGTCCTGGCGTGGATCCAGGGGCGCGGCCAGGAGGCGCTGGAGATGTTCGAGCGCGCCCAGCGCCTCGCCGAGGAGTCCGGCGACACGGTCGGTGCGGCCCAGACCGGGTGCAACGTGGGTGACGTCCTCGTCCGGCTCGGCCGTACCCGCGAGGCGGAGGACATCCTGCGCCGGCTCATCCCCACCCTGCAGGGAGCCGGTGTCGGCGACTTCATCGCTGTCGCCCACCGCGCGCTCGGGCTCGCGCTGGTCCTCGAGGGGCAGCACGACGAGGGCCAAGCCGAACTGGAAGGAGCGCGCGCGATGTTCATCGAGTTCGGCGAGCCGTCCGAGGTAGCGGAGACCGACGCCGCGATCGCCCTCGGCCTGCTCGGCGAGGGGCGGGCCCAGGAGGCGCGGGACCTCGCCGACGACGCAGCCGTACGTGCGACCGCGCTGGACGCCGGTTACCTGCTGCCGTGGCTGCTCCGGTTGCAGGGCGCGGCCGAGGTGGACCTCGGCGACGTCGACATCGCCGAGGAGACGCTGCATCGAGCGCTGGAGACGGCGGACGCCCAGGGCCGGGTCGAGTGCGGGTTCATCCTCGCCGAGTTGGCGCGGGTGGCGCGGATGCGGGGTGACGAGGAGTCGGCCCGGCGTTGGGACGCCGAGAGCGAACAGGCCCTGGACCGCCTCGGGTTCGCCGGGAGCCGGCGGTACCCGAGGCGACCAGGGCCGCTCGAGATCTGA
- a CDS encoding helix-turn-helix transcriptional regulator, with the protein MEESFGARLRHLRTERGLLQSDLVCPGVSASYVSLLESGRRQPTPPVLAALSGLLGVSVETLLTGVEDPELRESRLELDYAELALRSGEAHAAVDAFAAAGERLARHPDAAEAGGPGRDRVRLGLVERARWGRVRALEAEGRLEEALVDLEHLRDDLRPDHPLWLPAAVTAARCSAEIGDLHRAVDVAESALAAAREQGLDGTAEHAELVSTLVGCYERRGDAARAAQLAEDLLQAADRLGSPRARAAAYWNASLLAQRRGHLDKALSWAERAVSLLADQDNERNLARARVAFAWVLLRSQPPQVSRAVGLLRDAAVTLHEHGTVTDRAYAHTELSRALLMLGDAEAALAEATEAAALLSAGHRVESVSASLAAADAWTVTGDHSLAREHVGEAVEALAGLPPSRVTALAWRHSADVLRRLGDEQAALVCLERALDQAGITAEPDPLRASAERSYGRD; encoded by the coding sequence ATGGAGGAGTCCTTCGGGGCGCGGTTGCGCCACCTGCGCACGGAGCGGGGTCTGCTGCAGTCCGATCTGGTCTGCCCGGGGGTCTCGGCCAGCTACGTCTCCTTGCTGGAGTCCGGCCGTCGCCAGCCGACTCCACCGGTCCTCGCCGCCCTCTCCGGCCTCCTCGGGGTCTCGGTCGAGACCCTCCTGACCGGGGTCGAGGACCCCGAGCTGCGGGAGTCCAGACTCGAGCTCGACTACGCCGAGCTCGCCCTGCGCTCCGGTGAGGCGCACGCCGCCGTCGACGCCTTCGCCGCGGCGGGAGAGCGGCTGGCCCGGCACCCGGACGCGGCCGAGGCCGGGGGTCCCGGCCGCGACCGGGTGCGCCTGGGCCTGGTCGAGCGGGCCCGATGGGGCCGCGTCCGTGCGCTGGAGGCCGAGGGCCGCCTCGAGGAGGCGCTGGTCGACCTGGAGCACCTGCGCGACGACCTGCGCCCCGACCACCCCCTGTGGCTGCCCGCCGCGGTGACGGCGGCCCGGTGCTCGGCCGAGATCGGGGACCTGCACCGGGCGGTGGACGTCGCCGAGAGCGCCCTGGCGGCGGCCCGCGAGCAGGGGCTGGACGGCACCGCCGAGCACGCCGAGCTCGTGTCAACCCTCGTCGGCTGCTACGAGCGACGCGGCGACGCCGCCCGAGCGGCCCAGCTCGCCGAGGACCTCCTGCAGGCGGCGGACCGGCTGGGCAGTCCGCGCGCGCGAGCGGCGGCGTACTGGAACGCCAGCCTGCTCGCGCAGCGCCGCGGGCACCTCGACAAGGCGCTGTCGTGGGCCGAGCGTGCGGTGAGCCTGCTGGCCGACCAGGACAACGAGCGCAACCTCGCGCGGGCCAGGGTCGCCTTCGCCTGGGTGCTGCTGCGCTCGCAGCCCCCGCAGGTGTCCCGCGCGGTCGGGCTGCTTCGCGACGCGGCGGTCACCCTGCATGAGCACGGCACGGTCACCGACCGGGCCTACGCGCACACCGAGCTCTCGCGTGCGCTCCTGATGCTCGGGGACGCCGAAGCCGCCCTCGCGGAGGCCACCGAGGCCGCTGCCCTGCTCTCCGCGGGACACCGCGTCGAGAGCGTCTCCGCCAGCCTCGCCGCGGCGGACGCATGGACCGTGACCGGGGATCACAGCCTCGCCCGCGAGCACGTAGGAGAGGCGGTGGAAGCCCTCGCCGGGCTGCCGCCCTCCCGCGTGACCGCGCTGGCGTGGCGACACTCAGCCGACGTGCTGCGTCGGCTGGGGGACGAGCAGGCCGCGCTGGTCTGTCTCGAACGGGCGCTCGACCAGGCCGGCATCACCGCCGAGCCTGACCCCCTCCGGGCGTCCGCCGAGCGGTCGTACGGCCGGGACTGA
- a CDS encoding EAL domain-containing protein → MGLATATDTGLGDELAAVIGRRSVTPAYQPIVDLETGETVAFEALARGPEGSPLENPAALFATARTNGRLGELDALCRQRAIEGMLAADLPREVVLFVNVEPSSLGFEDVTRPLHPSEDGTSAGRMRIVMEITEQSLTSRPAELLALVERSRARGWGIALDDVGSDSRALGLISLIEPDVFKIDLRLVSSRATTEIAGVVAGVEAQAERTGALILAEGIETEEDVELARGMGARLGQGWYFGRPAALPHDLSGGPSALALTGASLSSRRSPFEIAAASRPVRRAGKRQLLAMSHHLEHEALGLGVKAAVFASFQHVRNFTAATRARYAQLGTGTAFVGVFAQNMTPAPLRGVWGARLGEDDPLREEWDLAVVGPHFAAALVSRDLGDEGAEEDRRFDYVMTYDRDIVVEVARSLMSRLDRAPAP, encoded by the coding sequence ATGGGCCTGGCCACGGCCACCGACACCGGCCTCGGCGACGAGCTGGCCGCCGTGATCGGCCGTCGTTCGGTCACGCCCGCCTACCAGCCCATCGTCGACCTCGAGACGGGGGAGACGGTCGCCTTCGAGGCGCTGGCCCGCGGGCCCGAGGGCTCGCCCCTGGAGAACCCCGCCGCCCTGTTCGCCACGGCTCGGACCAACGGCCGCCTGGGCGAGCTCGACGCCCTGTGCCGCCAGCGCGCGATCGAGGGGATGCTCGCGGCCGACCTGCCCCGCGAGGTGGTCCTGTTCGTCAACGTCGAACCGTCCTCCCTCGGCTTCGAGGACGTCACCAGGCCGCTCCACCCGAGCGAGGACGGTACGTCCGCCGGCCGCATGCGCATCGTCATGGAGATCACCGAGCAGTCCCTCACCTCGCGGCCCGCCGAGCTGCTCGCCCTGGTCGAACGCTCCCGTGCTCGGGGCTGGGGCATCGCGTTGGACGACGTCGGGTCCGACTCACGGGCGCTGGGCCTGATCTCCCTCATCGAGCCGGACGTGTTCAAGATCGACCTGCGGCTGGTGTCCTCCCGGGCCACGACGGAGATCGCCGGCGTCGTGGCCGGCGTCGAGGCGCAGGCCGAGCGGACCGGCGCGCTGATCCTCGCCGAGGGGATCGAGACCGAGGAGGACGTCGAGCTGGCCCGGGGGATGGGGGCGCGTCTCGGGCAGGGCTGGTACTTCGGCCGGCCGGCGGCCCTGCCGCACGACCTCTCCGGAGGCCCCTCCGCCCTCGCCCTGACCGGAGCGAGCCTGAGCTCGCGACGCAGCCCGTTCGAGATCGCCGCGGCGAGCCGGCCGGTACGTCGTGCCGGCAAGCGCCAGCTGCTCGCCATGAGCCACCACCTGGAGCACGAGGCGCTCGGACTCGGCGTCAAGGCCGCCGTGTTCGCCTCCTTCCAGCACGTCCGCAACTTCACCGCGGCGACCCGCGCGCGCTACGCCCAGCTCGGGACCGGCACCGCCTTCGTCGGGGTCTTCGCGCAGAACATGACGCCGGCCCCGCTGCGCGGTGTGTGGGGGGCGCGGCTGGGCGAGGACGACCCGCTGCGCGAGGAGTGGGACCTGGCGGTGGTCGGGCCGCACTTCGCCGCGGCGCTCGTGTCGCGCGACCTCGGCGACGAGGGCGCCGAGGAGGACCGCCGCTTCGACTACGTGATGACCTACGACCGCGACATCGTCGTCGAGGTCGCCCGCAGCCTCATGAGCCGGCTCGACCGAGCCCCCGCTCCCTGA